The Rhododendron vialii isolate Sample 1 chromosome 1a, ASM3025357v1 region AAAAACCTCCCTCGAAGCAAACAAGGCTATATGACTTCGCAAGTTGAACACATGAAATACGTTAGAACGACATACCTTTAGTTTCATTAAAACTTCGCACGTTAAACATGCAAAGTGAGTTGAAACCACGtcgcatcaatcaaagctccgGCATGTAACCAGTAAGTGGCCAATACTATAAACATGGAGTCTCACGGGCAAGAATCCTTCCACTGACACTACATATTGACGACCGCACTTTCCTCGGTTCCGCATGTTTCGCTgtaacaaacagagcctaagatCGTAACATATCATCACGCTATGCAGCAAATGTCCACGACAGCACATTTCATCAAACTGGCCTGATGGTGGTCCTTTCCCTTTGGCGATTTTGCTAAAATACCGGTATAAATCAAAGTAGTCCATTTTTAAGTATCTAAATCCAAGAATATAGGTCGCCCCTTCTATAGCTCGAGCCAGCAAAAAGCTCGCCCCTAAAGCAACATTTTGGTTCAAACTAAACACTTATTAATGCTACAGCAAGAGCTTGAGGGTTTAACATTTTgagtcttcttttttccaaCTACGAGCACGACCAATGGGGATGGATATGGGGTTGTATAGCCATTTTCCATCCCCATTATAGAACTCTCCGCAATATTCTTTGGGTTAAATTACTCATGATGATAGTTTGAAAGAGAAAATTGTAATGGTTGTATAGTATTGTATCTAGAAAAAAGATATGCTTATTTATAGATTGATTGAGAGAATGGTGATTGAGGACGGTAGTTGAGACAATGGTAGTTGAGAATGATGGTTGAGAAAAATTAGGTGGAGGAATTAATCATTCATCCCGATaagaggaattaaaaaaatatgaaatgtgAACCGAtgttaaaaaaagttcatataagatgaCATTTTACACAAGAaagacttttttatttttctttagtgaactttttttttgtggtcataatactttactttttagactcctcccGTCAAGATGGATAGTTAATCCAAAAACTCTGACACGAATTTAACAAGAATTCagaaaagataaacaaaacagaaaacagaaaagaagttTTGGAATGAGAATAGAGCCTAAGTCATACCATACTTAATTTCCCTACTATGCTCGTCTTGTGCTGCGAATGGACCACAGAGACCAGTATATCACGGTCAGATGTTAGGAGAAACTTTTGTATATCCAGATATACaagggttcttttttttttttttttgatcagatatACAAGGGTTCTTACTATCCCTTTCcggtttgttttcaatttttagttCACTTCCCGAGCATACCTTGATAATCGGCttcgttcattttatagagttcgacgagaacattaatcttgcaaaaaattatgattatcggactttagtagatacatgatcggcatatgtgaaaaatgaaaaaaaacaaaaattggatcCAAAAACACACTAGATCAGAacccaatttttgttttatggCATTTTTCACATTTGCCGATCATATATCTACTAAAGTCCGATAATCATAATTTTTGACATGATTAATGTTCTCGTCAagccctacaaaatgaacgaagccGATTATCAAGTTGTGCTCGGGAAGTgacctaaaaattgaaaacgaacCTAAAAGGGATACCAAGAGCCCTTGTATACCTGGAATATAAAAAAGTTTCTCCAGATGTTAGATCTCGACTAACTAACAACAAATTTTTCAGGACCGGTTAGGTATGGCTGACATGGTGCCCACGCAGCATTGAAAAATTCCTCCTAACTTACTGAATAGAATCACACAAATGAAAACCTCTCAACTTCCAAACTACAACACAAATGATCCTAGGAAGCTCATGGTCATGGCTACCTGTTGCttcagtttttcttttcaatcacAATAAGCTCACAGCCTTGTCCAATGAATGAATTATATCTACGATCCATAGGCAAATAGCTTATGGACCTATAAGAAAGCATGTTGATAGTCATCTTTTATTCCTTAAAACATTTCAATTCTCTTGCAATGCAAGTCTACAAGTAATTTGAGTTTTGGTCTGAAAATTACGATGAGACGGTTTCTTAAAAGGATACATGAAGTACGGTTGTTCGTAAATACCGGTTGAAAGCTACAATGATAACTCATCACAGAATACTAGTATACAGTCTTTTACATCACTACCCTACAAAAAGTACGAGAACAAAGGAAACAGACACTTGATTTTTGGCTTAGAGGTCATCCTTATCCTTTGGGGCAACACCTAAAAGCTTTGCCAATTCACCGCTTTCAAACGCTTCAACAGTATCTGTAATCAACAGATTAAAATGTAGTCAGGTGCGGTGTTCATGTCAAATGAAGATTGAATCTAAAACTAACTAGGAAAGTAAGCACAGGGATCAGTTAGTTACCATCTGAGCCGCCAATGTGCTTTCCATTGATGAACACCTGAGGCACAGTACGCCTCCCTACAATCTCACTCAGGGCATCCTGGATGTTCCACCCATCATCTGTAATGACAAAAAAGGTACACCTTTTGATAAGTTCCAGGTCAGTCCCAAAAACAAACCAAGAGATTTTGCTGTTCGCAGAAACAACAGAGCTGCTCAAGCTTTGGTATGGCTAATTGTTCAGTGTCAAATGTAATCTGAATCAATAAGGGTGAAAATCCTTACAATGTCAACCTGCTAAAAGTGCTACAAGCTAATACTAACTGTGAAACTTTCACCGGCTGAACGATTTATTATGCACAATTGGTATAGGCAGCAACATAGTCATTAGAAGGGCATGCTTTTAAAAGTCTTCTTCACTTTCTTCCTTTTAGCTTTCTATTTTTCCCTTAATTTATTAACATGTCAGTTTCAAATTATCTACCGAGTCAGAAAATCTTTCTGGAGCTTTTACACTCATTCATACTTTCCTGAGTTATTTAAGATGTTAGTAAGGTTGTAAACAAACCTCTCTCATCAAGCTCAACAACATATGGTGCTTGGTTCAACTCTTTGAAGACAGCTTTTGCCTTTCTGCAGTACCTGAATGCGAGAACAGAATTGGTTAATGATTTATCTACCGCAAGCTTCCAGACGATCCAAAGAAAATACTGTCAAAAAGGTTAGATCCAAAAACTGAACACAAGTTGCATAACGGAAATCGAATATTGCACCAAGATGCTATTATTCTAATTGCACCACGGTAACAGGAGCAAATTATTTAACATACAAAAATCAGCAGGGGATGGAGGATGGGGGGAGAATGCCAGATTTCCCTCACACCATGACGTCCAGTTCATTGGGACAATTTAGTGtcaataaaaatacaaaatcaatcaattttagGTGTGTTTAGAACACAGTGTACAATCTGTATAGAAATCAACATCACAGTGTACAGTTTTTGTTGAGAACACAATGGACAGTCTATAGAAATCATTTAACATGCAATCAATATCACC contains the following coding sequences:
- the LOC131334007 gene encoding glutaredoxin-C4, with protein sequence MVKLFSSSTSMSKFIIILSVSFLCSPLTSEAAASSSSPAAFVKKTISSHSIVIFSKSYCPYCRKAKAVFKELNQAPYVVELDERDDGWNIQDALSEIVGRRTVPQVFINGKHIGGSDDTVEAFESGELAKLLGVAPKDKDDL